The nucleotide sequence CCGTGTCGAGGCATCAACGTACATTTGGCGTCGAAGAAGGGTGGCCAGACCTGTAAGCAACAGGAATGGCATCGCCATCACCAAATCATCCTGGAGCGCCGCCGTCAAGGACATGGTTGTGGACGCAGGAAAAAGAGAATTATTTGCTGACAGAGCTGAGACTATCTTGCTCTGCCTGAAGCAGAGGTTTCCTGGTCTGACACAAACCGCACTGGATGTGTGCAAAATCCAGTTTAACAAGGTTTGTGTGCCTTGCAATTACTCTCCCCCTTTCGATTCCGACCTCAGAAGCATTGATATTTCATGTGGTTGAATCTTTAGGACCTCGGGAAATCCATTCTTGAAAGCTATTCCAGAGTTTTGGAGAGCCTTGCATTCAACATTGTTGCTCGCATCGATGAACTGCTGTACGTAGACGACTTCAGCAAGAATTCAGACCACCTGTTGGATTCCAGAACCGGTGTCATCGCCCACCAGAAAGCATCATCTCCATGCTCGGCGCCTACTTCAGACACTGCATTTGCGAGTGCTCATTCCGCGACAGGTTTCTCGCCTGCACCGTTAATTAGTTCTACGAGGGAAGAGAGCCCTGTCTTCGTCGACGGTAAGTCTCATAACCATGGATTTGGTGTGAAGAAAATATTGACGAATTATCTCCGTGTAGAGGTGAAGGGAAAAGGCTCTGTCGATGTTGGTTCGGACAGCAGAGTCGATTTCATGCATGAACACTGAAGCCTAAGAAGCATCTCGAGAACACAACTCAAGAGAGCAGAGAGGGACTCGATACCATGAATCCAGAGTCATCACGAGTACTCTGGTTCTATATAGATTGTAACTTTCTCGGCGTGGTGGCTGGTGATTAATATGTTACAGTAGACATTGCAGAGTTGGCTGGCAAACGGTTTGCATGCGTGTAGAAGTATTCTATCGGGCAActtgagcttgcaattttcttGGTGTTTGGTTAGTAATCGTAGGCCTGTGCACACTGCAGAGTCGGCTGGCAAACCACTGCGGTTGCAGAGTCGGCCGACATCAACGGGCCGCGACATTCACTGGGCTGAGCCGGGTTGTACCGGCCCGATTCATTTTTCTCAGATTTCAGAATAAAATAAacagatatataaataaaaataaaaataaaaaataattttgttcaTAAATTAATAACATGCATTTTTTTAGTTTCaaccattaaaaaatatttattctaattttaaactgagtgatatatttatataattatatcttgATAACTAACGAAGATATCGCCTCACATATTAGGTAATATCTTTTCTTTTGGTGCTTTACATAGTTTGGTTCTTAATATAACGttaatttggatatcataatttTCTTTACTCAAAGGTTTGATATTCTTGTTAAGGATCAATTCTTAGTATGGTTGAAGTGTAGTCCGATGATGACTTCACATGATGATGAGTCCTCTGACCTATCTACAAGTAATTATTTCTTATTTAAatcctctcatcatattcaaatatTAATTAAATCGATTTTGATACCAAAAGTTACGATCTAAATATAATAGactaattaaactatttaattttatttgatataaattattattttaaaatatttttaattaaaatttaataaatataatatattagtctcataaaaattttaatattatccacTTTTAATATGAATCCAAGCAAGCTCCGACGAAATAAAGACCCACAGGGGATAAACAAGGCCATCTCCATGGCCACCGAGAGCAATCATCCATCGTCCATGGTGATGGCACCGATCACTCGTAGTTGCTTTGGAATCATGCCGTATATCCCCTCGATCGAACAATCACTTGTCTCATAATTTGATGTCAGTTCCAAATAATAATCATTATGATTGCCGAAGAAGGCTACAATCAAATGATGTTGTTAACTCCTATAGTTCAAATCAATGTAAACTTAATTACATGCGTACTGTGACGTGGACAGCTGGCAATAGTTTATATGGTGGGCCGCATTGGTGGAACTATTCTTTTCTCACCCCCCCGCACACGTCTTTGTCAGTCGAGGACACACTTGTGGGGGTTGGTTTGGTGCAGACATGAGATCACATGCTGCAGTGGCCCATAACATTGACTTCACAGTCAAAATTGTCAAGTGAActcactaatatatatatatatatatatatatatatatataattcaattaATTCGACTTAGTTAATGTCATTTTATGGTGACGTTAATTATTCTACGAAGATATAAGTGCGAGAGTATGCGACATTTAGAtctaacacagagagagagagagagagagcggtgcGGGACCCACAGCTTTGGCGGAGTGGGAAGGGCGTGGGGGGAAGCTCTGCACGACTCGCTTTCAGCGACCTCCGCCCGTCGTTTTCTTTCCCTCCGCCAGCTGGCCTTCCACAACGATCCGAAGGCACAACAGAAGCGCCTCCGCTGCTCCCGGCCCGCCCCACCGCCTCTGGTGGCTGATTCCTCCTCATCGGTAGGGACGACACCGCCTGCCGCTCTGCTTCTCCCCGCACTACTCCTATCCTTACGAAAGCGATCGCCAAGCCTCTCCTCTCTTCGCTCTCTGGTTTGATCTTGCTCCTCTCTCTTACTTTGGTCCCTCGAGGCCACGGTGAACTCTTCTCAGCGAAACAGGGAAGAAGGGGCAAAGCAGATGCACATCTCGAGTTCTTCTCCTTTTCGGTATGGCCTCATTCTGAATCCTCCTCCTAATGGCTAGTTCATGTCTGCTCCCTTTAGTCCCTTGTTGcgattcttctcttctcttttgtttCCGACCTGCTTGCTTGCCTAAACTTAGTGCCGCTTTCTTACCATTCCCCAAGAATGTAAGCATTGCCGAATTCAGAGTATCCGGATGGCAGTAGATGCACTTCTCAGGACCAGTGAGGTTggtgaagaagaaaaaaaaatcttttttagggcctttttcttttgttgatcGTATGCATTTGTTTGATGCGTAGTAGCAGCTCAAATCAAAGAAAAATTGTTGCTTAAATTTGAGAAACTTCATAGTCTGGAGTGATCAGAATTGGGTGATGTCCAACTTCGTTGAGCTTCTGGAGACTCTCCGTTCATCGCCTCTACAGACCCTTTTTTCCCCCTTTGGCTTGTAGATGAAATGAAAGTAATTATACATGCTACAAAGCGATACACTGTAGTGAATAGTAATAGAACTCTCGCATTCTTCGTTCTTGCGTTATGGTCGGTAGTTCTTCACCAATTAAGATCACTGCGATGTAATTTTGTTCTTGAAGTGTCCAAATGAAGCTTCGGTCTTAGATTGATATCTCACTGTAGTAATTGTACTTTCTTTGCTCCGTAGTGATTAAGAGCAACTTATGGATCGTGAACTTTCTTTGATGCAGGCAGCATTATGCACTCTTCCACTCGAAGATGTTCGCATGCGCTTAAGCTTCTTTATCCCTCAACATGATAAAGGAAATCGGGAGCTTACACGGTCATGTTGTGAGAGCTAATCGCAGGCAATTCGATTGTGCCGTATAAGAAACAAGCTGCAGCGAAGACAAAGAAAGCTGATAGAAATTTTTGGAAGAGAGCTAACCAATCATGCCTTTCAGAATACCAGCAGTTGAAGCAGAGGATGAAAGAACACCAGAAATGCTGTTCAATAAACATGAAAGAAAGAGCTCACTTCAGCTTCACCGCTCGAGATCGTACAAGGAGAACCGTTCATTCCCCAGCAAAATCAAGAATGTTGACCTCGTAGAGAAGTTTGTGGCCATAAATTCTGCAAAGCTCCCTAGAACAGTGGCCAAAGAAGAGCACAAGATGAAGAAAAACTCAGTCGCATCACCTCTAAGGACTTCTCAAAAGCCATGGCCCGGTAGGACGGTGACCGGTATCGATGAACCAGTTATGAACATGTCAAATGTGCCATTTTATCTTCAGCGCATCGAGAAAGGAGATGACATTCATGGAAAAGCACTGAATTTTGGAGTTCTGGATTGGGGGCTTCTTGAGAGATGGACATACCACCAAAAATGTGTCACGGATGTGGGAGGTGGAGACTCGACATCTAGTAGCACTGAGTCCTCATCATTTTCTACATTTGGATTCTCCAACCAATCTTGTAGAACCATTTCTAGTCCTCTATCTCGAGGGAAGAAATCGCCTGTTGCATATGAAAGAGAAGATTCTGGACATATAGAAGGCTCTCCTGGTTCAAGGATTTCTTGCACCAAGTTTCCTGGTGGAAGTGATAAGGATCATGATGGAGACTTTTGTGTTGATGTTTTAAGCCACAAACATGTTGCATGTAACAGTAAAGAATCAGATTTGGAAGCCATGTCCTGCGAGGAGGTACTGCGAGTTCCACGTTCTACAACTGCACCTTCAAGTTACAAGATTGATGATGCTACTGCAACTGGAATGGCAGAGGACCCAAATGGCAGCTTGATGAAAGCAGAAGAGTGTCAATCCAAGGCCAACCATATGCCACAACTTTCCCAGGTTCTCAAAGGAAGATGGGATCATCTTCCAGAGAGCATCGACAGTGGATGGCTTAGTTCTGATTCCCCCCCATTAACCACTGACGACTGGCTGGCCGAGGGAAGTGGCTGCAGTCATTCAGGTACTTTAGCTGACGAAGTCGAAATCATCCATCGATATCCTCAGGTTCCTCACTCATGCCCTCTACCTCTTGCCGTTCCGGAAGACGAACATGACATGTGCTGCACTCTTCCATCAGAAAGTGCAGTACCAACCGATAAATCCATATGCAGAAACGGAGACACTGAACTATTCTCTAGAGGTCTCTGCAAGCATCATCCTGGAGCCAATACAGCCCAAGAATCCAGGATGTCTGAAGCAAAAGTGACGGCTGTGGCAGGAAGGAAATCATCTGACCATTCAAGTACTGTTCTAAAAAGGATGAGCAGAAGTTCTAGTTCGAAGGAAGCTTCATGCAGAGAGCAATTTGATCCTGTTTCTTGTCCATATAATTCACTTGGAGATCAAGCAACCTTCAAGAATAAGCACAGGCAAAGCCCACTGAGGAGGATGCTGGATCCTATACTGAAGCCGAAGAACAATGTTCATTCGACAGGGGCATCTGCAGCCTCATGGAGCGGTCGCCATTCTTGTGAGCTAAGTAGAATGGACATGCCTTCCCATGGGTTGCGCAAGCCCTTAAACACAGGTGTAGACTCTGCATGTCCTGCAGGGAGAAGCATGATTACTTCAAGTCAATTACCTGATGAAAGGCATGCGGCATCGATGAAGCAAGCTCTTCTTCAAGTTGCTTGGAAGAATGGCCTCCCGCTGTTCATGCTCTCATCTTGTGACAGCCAAGTACTTGCAGCGGCAATAACAATGAGAAGCCTCGACGGTAGTGATGATCTGGAGTGCATATACAGGATATTCTCTGTGAACAGTGCCAAGAAGAAAAGCATGTTCTGGAGCAACTACGGGAACAAAGACAAGAGGCATCAGTTGATCTCCCATGTTGTTGCCCAGCTGAAGGTTTCACTCTGCAAGACGAGGAGCTACGACAATGGCAGGTCTCGTGTTGCGAGAGAGTTCGTTCTGCTCGGTGCTCATCCATCACCGACGTATGACAAGTCTGTTGACTCTTCAGCTATGAGCGAGCTGGCCGCCATTGTTGTTAGGGTGGCACCACCATACATGTGCAAGTCGGATTCCTCCACCGAGTCGACGAATCCAGCAGGAAATACAAGTGCTTCGAGTGATGAGAAATGCTTGCAGACAGATCGGCTTCGAGTGATACTTCCAAGTGGGGTTCATGGCTCGTCGACCGATGGCGAGCCCTCGCCGTTGATAGAGAGATGGAGATCAGGAGGAGCATGCGATTGCGGAGGCTGGGATGAGGGTTGCATGCTAACTATTCTCAGCGACAAGTTTCAAGAGCAGCACAATAATACCTCGTGTTCTTTCCAAGCCCGTCAAACCGCAGATGGTACTCAAAGACTTGAACTATCGATTCAGGTATGGCAGCCTAACCGGTCATCTGTTGCTTTCCTGGCTGTGTTGGTTTCAAGTAGATAACAACGGCTGTTGAACTCTCTCAGGGCGGATCGAAAGAGAGAAGACATGCCGCCTTCAGCATTGTTGCCTTCAAGCAGGGGCTCTACACCGTGGAGTCTCGATCATCCATCTCTTTGCTTCAGGCTTTAGCTATTTGCATAGCAGCGCTCCATGGCAGGAAGCCCTGCAATCATCCAGCAGAACCAAATAACTTGCAGCAGGAACAAACTGTGAATGATCAGCTGGGGCGAAGTGCTGCCAAAGCCTATGTACCACCAAATCATCCACCGCTTTCGCCTGTTAGGAGAGCTTGATTGTCTGCCTCATATATTATAGACTGGAGTACGGTATAGTAATTCTGCAGTTGTTTTTTCTACTGTTAGCTATTCATCGCGGTAAAGGTCAGAGAAGAAGACCAACCTCCATTTACGGCTATCTGCGATCTGCTTGTGTCCATTAGCTATTCATTACGTAAAGGTGATAAAGGCTGATGACCTGATTCAGATAGCCGTTGAAGGAATATAACGGGCAAAATTTGTCCTGCTTTAAACTTCACAAACTATACAggtatgcagcagcagcagcaggtagATGAGATGGCCACATCCACGGATCCACCAACCATGTGATGTGTTTCTCCAAGTGAATCTGACATGACCCCGCAGCACATGCACTCGAATCTACGAACAACACTGGAGATGACTGCACCTGGGGTCATTAAACCAAACTCAAATCACCAAAACTGAGCTAGTATTAACATCAACCTAGCATTAGGCAGAATCTAACCATTCGAATATCCAAATCTAAGATTATGTAAATGCTTCAAGAAAATTGTAAAGGAAAACTGTCATAAGATGGTAGCTTAACGTAGTGGAGGAGGCAGCATAACCCCAAAGAGGCACAATCATCTGCTGCCTGTCACACTGGACCAGCCATGTCAAGCAGCATTATTCAATAATCAACAAACAGAGACAACGATTATGTATAAGGTCTGGTGCCAGTTTTCATGATGGGAATTGTAAGTAAAAAGAGCAGGAATGAGTAGTAACCAATCTTCCACACACATTTTTTAGCATGTGTGGCTAGATAACAAACTGATTTTGTATCCCAACTGCTGTTGAATAATGAACGCAAAGATGCCCAAAAAAGTCACCGTTAAACAAGTAATCATAAGACCAAAAAAAGAAAGCATGATCTTCTCTCTAAACAAGTTTATCTTAGACGTTGCCTCTCTCTGTGTCCAAAGTAAAGCAGAATGTGTTGCATGATCATTTGATATATGTTGCCAATTGTGAAATAGCATATTGGTCTGAAAAGCATCAGATGCTTCACATCGGAGGCCTGTTTGAACCAAGTAGTTGCCCTACTAAATTTGTCACCTGCAAATACCACAATCATGGAGACTAAGATAATATTTCTTCACGGTACCATAAAAATCTGGTAACAGCAAGCAGCATGAACTAACAGTTAGCAAAAGTAAAAGTCCATTTTAACAAAGTTTGAGTGCTCTCTTCAGAAATGACTGATCAACTATCAAACAATTATTAGAATGTGGTAATCAAAATGAGGGAGTCTTAAGTACAggataaaagaaatattatttggatgatttattttcttttcctaAAAGCTCACATTCCAAGAAGTTCTGCACATTATACACACTTTTTCCCCCCAAAATAAAATAAGGAACACCAAGGTTACAAAAAGCTCCAATGCAATGATAACCCAAAATAGATCGAGGACTTTTCAGAATAGAGTGATGTAAGCAACTTGCAGATTTAACAATGATAAATCAGGCAGATACTAAAAAGATGACAGACTGACATCAAagacatatataata is from Musa acuminata AAA Group cultivar baxijiao chromosome BXJ1-6, Cavendish_Baxijiao_AAA, whole genome shotgun sequence and encodes:
- the LOC135583733 gene encoding uncharacterized protein LOC135583733, yielding MPFRIPAVEAEDERTPEMLFNKHERKSSLQLHRSRSYKENRSFPSKIKNVDLVEKFVAINSAKLPRTVAKEEHKMKKNSVASPLRTSQKPWPGRTVTGIDEPVMNMSNVPFYLQRIEKGDDIHGKALNFGVLDWGLLERWTYHQKCVTDVGGGDSTSSSTESSSFSTFGFSNQSCRTISSPLSRGKKSPVAYEREDSGHIEGSPGSRISCTKFPGGSDKDHDGDFCVDVLSHKHVACNSKESDLEAMSCEEVLRVPRSTTAPSSYKIDDATATGMAEDPNGSLMKAEECQSKANHMPQLSQVLKGRWDHLPESIDSGWLSSDSPPLTTDDWLAEGSGCSHSGTLADEVEIIHRYPQVPHSCPLPLAVPEDEHDMCCTLPSESAVPTDKSICRNGDTELFSRGLCKHHPGANTAQESRMSEAKVTAVAGRKSSDHSSTVLKRMSRSSSSKEASCREQFDPVSCPYNSLGDQATFKNKHRQSPLRRMLDPILKPKNNVHSTGASAASWSGRHSCELSRMDMPSHGLRKPLNTGVDSACPAGRSMITSSQLPDERHAASMKQALLQVAWKNGLPLFMLSSCDSQVLAAAITMRSLDGSDDLECIYRIFSVNSAKKKSMFWSNYGNKDKRHQLISHVVAQLKVSLCKTRSYDNGRSRVAREFVLLGAHPSPTYDKSVDSSAMSELAAIVVRVAPPYMCKSDSSTESTNPAGNTSASSDEKCLQTDRLRVILPSGVHGSSTDGEPSPLIERWRSGGACDCGGWDEGCMLTILSDKFQEQHNNTSCSFQARQTADGTQRLELSIQGGSKERRHAAFSIVAFKQGLYTVESRSSISLLQALAICIAALHGRKPCNHPAEPNNLQQEQTVNDQLGRSAAKAYVPPNHPPLSPVRRA